One segment of Solanum stenotomum isolate F172 chromosome 1, ASM1918654v1, whole genome shotgun sequence DNA contains the following:
- the LOC125854243 gene encoding uncharacterized protein LOC125854243, whose product MNLLFLQCKQHKCYVPSPSKKKDKIDWLAVLKVKPRNVVELPDEKVAPTPELNVPFQVNEVEVHEIDMNVSVDEEILLHDLNVGVLEMEEPIDGLHPKYHEILGESTEEEYETKEEYESEETEENEEEFEEDLDSDYWLFSTIVTSSSSLRLLQLVRRVVVAAMISXRTVITLTPTGLEPSSTCSTFIAKSFKNELDPNGINWKGVSQPVKDFYFGEFKKEFYWDSSTNENAVKRQWEIKASLRYSDFISRIKKNGTNPGYVTDIVWENWMRLWQALENVAKSEKNKKICRGGREDAVGTHTGGSISIGEHRKKLAIEKGRDPTPSELHLHVHTHDHDGKSFVDERARIVHERYEEILHEKIESESDIDQHDAYYQAAGGEKKRRIYGLGTQEKSYYGPNLSIPSQSDASSSIPPSVSQCAPMENMDEFVKKLIPTLTDHMIPILLERIEGVTSLPSHQSTDTPIGDASSTTPMVPNKVVSDDDHISSP is encoded by the exons atgaaccttttATTCTTGCAATGCAAGCAACACAAGTGTTATGTCCCATCTCCTAGCAAGAAAAAGGACAAGATTGATTGGCTAGCCGTATTGAAGGTTAAACCTCGTAATGTTGTGGAATTACCTGATGAGAAAGTGGCACCAACTCCAGAACTAAATGTTCCATTTCAAGTCAATGAAGTTGAAGTCCATGAGATAGATATGAATGTTTCTGTTGATGAAGAAATACTCTTACATGATTTAAATGTGGGTGTACTTGAAATGGAAGAACCCATTGATGGGTTACATCCAAAGTATCATGAAATCCTTGGAGAATCTACAGAGGAGGAGTATGAAACTAAGGAGGAGTATGAATCTGAAGAAACTGAGGAGAATGAGGAAGAATTTGAAGAAGATTTAGATAGTGACTA CTGGTTATTCTCAACTATTGTGACTTCTTCCTCTTCTCTTCGACTGCTGCAACTAGTAAG ACGTGTTGTAGTAGCTGCAATGATATCT TNGAGAACAGTTATTACTCTTACTCCTACAGG ATTGGAGCCTTCTTCGACATGCTCTACTTTCATAGCTAAGTCTTTCAAAAATGAACTTGATCCCAATGGAATCAATTGGAAAGGTGTCTCGCAACCTgtaaaagatttttattttggaGAATTCAAG AAGGAATTCTATTGGGACTCTTCAACTAATGAAAATGCAGTGAAAAGACAATGGGAGATTAAGGCATCACTACGATATAGCGATTTTATTTCCAGAATAAAAAAGAACGGAACTAATCCCGGATATGTAACTGATATTGTGTGGGAAAATTGGATGAGGCTTTGGCAAGCTCTTGAGAATGTTGCAAagtcagaaaaaaataaaaaaatttgtcgTGGAGGAAGAGAAGATGCTGTCGGAACTCATACAGGTGGATCTATCTCTATTGGGGAGCATCGTAAGAAACTT GCTATTGAAAAGGGTCGAGACCCAACACCAAGTGAGCTCCATTTGCACGTCCACACACATGATCACGATGGAAAATCTTTTGTTGATGAGCGAGCACGAATTGTTCAT GAAAGATATGAAGAAATATTACATGAGAAAATTGAGTCTGAATCTGATATTGATCAACATGACGCATATTATCAAGCTGCAGgtggagaaaagaagagaagaatatatggtcttggaactcaagaaaaAAGTTACTACGGACCAAATCTTTCTATCCCTTCTCAATCTGATGCTTCATCATCAATACCACCATCTGTTTCTCAATGTGCACCGATGGAAAATATGGATGAGTTCGTGAAGAAATTGATTCCTACATTGACTGATCACATGATTCCTATATTACTTGAGCGCATAGAAGGTGTAACTTCTTTACCATCACATCAATCAACTGATACTCCTATTGGTGACGCATCATCAACAACACCTATGGTGCCTAATAAGGTTGTTTCAGATGATGACCATATTTCTTCTCCCTAG